The Punica granatum isolate Tunisia-2019 chromosome 4, ASM765513v2, whole genome shotgun sequence genome has a window encoding:
- the LOC116202873 gene encoding protein CROWDED NUCLEI 1, which produces MFTPQKKVWLDWPLSARKRGAGSGPGSGGLSANPSDGKGKSVAPAEPATPPLGPNGMAVDGDDLAEKVSQLEKELFEYQYNMGLVLIEKKEWTAEYERLKEVLAETKDALKREQTAHLIAMSEVEKREDDLRKALGVEKQCVSDLEKALREMRSEYAEIKFTADSKLAEANAIVASIDEKSLEFEAKMHSAEAKLAEISRKSSEIERKQQDLEAREADLQKKRLSFITEREAHESNFSKQREDLLEWERKLRESEERIGDRQRILNQREERANEKDKIYKQKEKDLEDVQKMIDEATSTLKQKEDDISSRVSKLAIREKEYEALQKNLEMKEKELLVLEETLKEREQVEIQKLLDEHNEILDAKKREFELEIEQKRKSVDEELGNKGFELQKKEAEINHKEEKLAKKEQALEKKSEKLKEKEEDFQSKLKDLKERERLLRSEEKNLEAEKKQLLVEKEELVNLKTRLEKIRADNEEQLLKIRKEKDQLKVTEEERSEYVRLQWELRQEIEKCRVQKEMLLKEAEDLKQQKEMFEKEWEVLDEKKAEVEKGLKDLSQEKEKFQKLKEAEEERLQKKLLETEEEIKRELENLNLAKETSAARLEHEKSVLTEQIQSERSQMLRDFELKKKELESDMQKKLEEQENDLCYRKKLFEEEKERELGNISYLRELARREMEEMKQERLVMGKEREEFSANKKHLEEEQTEIRRDIDKLMVLSQKMKEQREKFNKERQRFISFVEKQSSCSNCGECTREFVVSDMQCLSEIENLDIPQSKFAVVYHKEGFSKDQEAIEGQKSDASPHQVGSRTPVSAGTMSWLRKCTSKIFNFSPGKKDEFHPVQNLTLEGTVPVDQASAEEQSKVSGENDIEVSLAAVSASEDVQRLPSGQEILVDEQSNVNIAEDSHPSDLRSGKHEVRKRGRARVDRTRTMKQVVKDAEAILGEGLETNERRRQNGNAEESAHTNLDSREESSLAERGKRGNGRKRTRASHHDGDETEGHSDSVTGNQQRKRRQKPAAAGQPPVEPRYNLRRPKGRGTGAATSRASSDLNERKKNDAQGDGLLEVVNSKAAPAHSVTVASENGGSTHFVRCGTAANMEDTTKELAPNNPALSEEVNGTPDRVREGSDYNALESGDSDEEREHPGEVSMGKKLWTFFTT; this is translated from the exons ATGTTCACTCCCCAGAAGAAGGTCTGGCTGGACTGGCCCCTCTCCGCCCGGAAGCGCGGGGCCGGGTCGGGTCCCGGTTCCGGTGGGCTAAGTGCGAACCCTAGCGACGGGAAGGGGAAGAGTGTCGCGCCCGCCGAGCCCGCGACTCCGCCTCTTGGCCCCAACGGGATGGCAGTTGACGGAGATGATCTGGCCGAGAAGGTTTCGCAGCTCGAGAAGGAG CTTTTCGAGTACCAATACAATATGGGGCTTGTCTTGATTGAGAAGAAAGAGTGGACTGCTGAATATGAGAGACTGAAGGAAGTTCTCGCTGAAACTAAGGACGCTCTTAAACGAGAACAAACTGCTCATTTAATTGCAATGTCGGAGGTCGAGAAAAGAGAGGATGATTTGAGGAAAGCTCTCGGAGTTGAGAAGCAGTGTGTGAGCGAT CTGGAGAAGGCTTTGCGGGAAATGCGCTCGGAGTACGCTGAGATCAAGTTTACCGCTGATTCGAAGTTGGCAGAAGCGAACGCAATTGTTGCAAGTATTGACGAGAAGTCCTTAGAGTTCGAGGCAAAGATGCACAGTGCTGAAGCCAAACTTGCCGAGATCAGCAGAAAGAGTTCAGAAATCGAGAGAAAGCAACAAGATCTTGAGGCTAGAGAAGCTGATCTCCAAAAGAAAAGATTATCTTTCATTACAGA GCGAGAGGCCCATGAATCTAATTTCTCTAAGCAGAGGGAGGACTTACTAGAGTGGGAAAGAAAACTCCGCGAGTCGGAGGAAAGGATAGGTGATAGACAAAGGATTTTAAATCAAAGAGAGGAGAGGGCGAATGAGAAGGACAAGATTTATAAGCAGAAAGAGAAGGACCTCGAGGATGTACAGAAGATGATAGATGAAGCTACTTCGACTTTGAAACAGAAAGAAGATGACATCAGCAGCAGGGTATCAAAATTGGCAATAAGAGAGAAG GAATATGAAGCTTTGCAGAAGAACTTGGaaatgaaagagaaagagTTGCTCGTTCTAGAAGAAACGCTTAAAGAAAGAGAACAG GTTGAAATCCAGAAGCTCCTTGATGAACACAATGAGATTCTAGATGCAAAGAAGCGCGAATTCGAACTGGAAATCGAGCAAAAGAGAAAATCTGTGGATGAGGAGCTGGGAAACAAAGGATTTGAACTGCAGAAAAAGGAAGCTGAGATTAACCACAAAGAGGAGAAACTTGCAAAGAAAGAACAAGCACTGGAGAAGAAGTCTGAAAAACTCAAGGAGAAAGAGGAGGACTTCCAGTCAAAACTAAAAGATctgaaagagagggagaggttGCTCAGATCTGAGGAGAAGAATCTGGAGGCTGAGAAAAAACAGCTACTTGTTGAGAAGGAGGAGTTGGTTAATTTAAAGACTAGGCTTGAGAAGATAAGAGCGGACAATGAGGAACAGTTGCTGAAGATTCGTAAAGAGAAGGATCAACTGAAAGTAACCGAGGAAGAAAGGTCAGAATATGTACGTTTGCAGTGGGAACTGAGGCAAGAAATAGAGAAATGCAGGGTGCAGAAAGAAATGCTTCTGAAGGAAGCTGAGGACTTGAAGCAGCAGAAGGAAATGTTTGAGAAAGAGTGGGAGGTGCTTGACGAGAAAAAAGCGGAGGTTGAGAAAGGGTTAAAGGATCTCTCTCAGGAAAAGGAGAAATTCCAAAAATTAAAGGAGGCTGAAGAGGAGAGGTTGCAGAAGAAGTTGCTGGAGACAGAAGAGGAGATAAAGAGGGAACTTGAAAATCTTAACTTGGCCAAGGAAACTTCTGCAGCCAGATTGGAGCATGAGAAGTCAGTTCTGACTGAGCAGATCCAGAGCGAGAGAAGCCAAATGCTACGAGATTTTGAGCTTAAGAAGAAGGAGCTTGAGAGCGATATGCAGAAAAAATTGGAAGAGCAGGAGAATGATTTGTGTTATAGAAAGAAGTTGTTCGAGGAGGAAAAGGAGAGAGAACTCGGCAACATTAGCTACCTGAGAGAGTTGGCCAGAAGAGAAATGGAAGAAATGAAGCAGGAACGTCTGGtaatgggaaaagaaagagaagagttTTCAGCTAATAAGAAGCACCTTGAAGAGGAGCAGACTGAAATACGTAGAGACATTGACAAGCTCATGGTCCTCAGCCAGAAAATGAAGGAGCAGAGGGAGAAATTTAACAAGGAGAGGCAACGCTTCATTTCATTTGTGGAGAAACAGAGTAGCTGCAGTAACTGTGGGGAATGTACTCGTGAATTTGTTGTTTCAGACATGCAGTGTTTGTCTGAGATTGAGAACCTAGACATCCCTCAATCCAAATTTGCTGTAGTTTACCACAAGGAAGGGTTCAGTAAAGATCAGGAAGCTATTGAAGGGCAAAAAAGCGACGCATCTCCTCATCAAGTTGGTTCAAGAACCCCAGTATCCGCTGGAACAATGTCTTGGCTTCGGAAATGCACATCAAAGATATTTAACTTCTCCCCAGGCAAGAAGGATGAGTTCCATCCTGTTCAGAACTTGACTTTGGAGGGCACTGTTCCTGTCGATCAAGCCAGTGCTGAGGAGCAATCGAAAGTTTCTGGTGAAAATGATATTGAGGTCTCTCTTGCTGCAGTAAGTGCTTCTGAAGATGTGCAGAGGCTTCCATCTGGGCAAGAGATTTTAGTCGATGAACAAAGTAATGTCAACATCGCAGAAGATTCCCATCCGTCTGATTTAAGGAGTGGCAAACATGAGGTTCGCAAGAGAGGGAGGGCAAGGGTTGACAGAACAAGAACCATGAAGCAGGTTGTGAAAGATGCAGAAGCTATCCTGGGGGAAGGATTAGAAACAAATGAGAGGAGGCGGCAAAATGGAAATGCAGAGGAGTCTGCTCACACTAATCTCGATAGTAGGGAAGAGTCTAGCCTTGCTGAGAGAGGAAAGCGAGGAAATGGTCGGAAGCGTACTCGAGCAAGTCATCATGACGGTGATGAGACTGAAGGGCATTCTGATAGTGTCACAGGGAACCAGCAGCGTAAGAGGCGACAGAAACCTGCTGCAGCTGGACAACCTCCAGTTGAGCCTCGCTACAATCTCCGAAGACCCAAGGG AAGAGGGACGGGGGCAGCGACGTCAAGAGCATCTTCAGACCTgaatgaaaggaaaaagaatgaTGCCCAGGGTGATGGGCTGCTGGAAGTCGTTAATTCCAAGGCTGCGCCTGCACACTCTGTTACAGTTGCCAGTGAGAATGGGGGGAGCACACATTTTGTGCGG TGTGGGACTGCGGCCAATATGGAGGATACAACAAAAGAGTTGGCCCCCAACAACCCGGCTTTGAGTGAGGAAGTGAATGGGACGCCGGACAGGGTCAGAGAAGGCAGTGACTACAACGCCCTTGAGAGCGGGGACAGCGATGAGGAGCGCGAGCACCCTGGGGAGGTCTCAATGGGGAAGAAGCTGTGGACTTTCTTCACGACATAA
- the LOC116204062 gene encoding histone acetyltransferase HAC12-like, which yields MIGKQYFLDPHGRPWSVRSEVGRGHRIPAVGPPIDWRLHPRMGDARSMMKSRIIRTMPWAGHNYEPSPDELQLAAALEEKLFMGAASVREYLDLKTLHHRVQILLQQTSAEKATIANQFYNSVPAHQVGLDASCHPCYSSTDHTLGYTAVSSCNSGRCSLPGCAIGLRTEFSGGQGPFIDGYSKGHGMLSASYLKEQQPSQAFTSDAFVSLEGSPYCSRYWDKCLYAGACDGGVVFPQVNPHNSYGASLQGHGIAQKNLQCRNLRNVSPVQQRDLLCLNSEQKIHFELPSNQFYPLDSVEFKGTSTCSGSRVSAASNPSYPSGAQWISCQDQRKRPQSLVSSWSVAGKSQVLPPAHKRLKTVDQFGYISSKYEIPRDIMMIEQCMGKRLPKLQQYPESPVSIDSQYDVVQPIAEDIPDISWVLKNLVQGSSEWNHGNAVSPLEEIFGKPNMGIVDKFMVEPVADFRSGQSGSTVTFSEERTLGCEDGGRVMEDTSKLNVERQDLATGEALADSSGLKSDRVPILSGELNSCFLEERTLTCKDGGRVMEDTSELNVEKQDLATSEALIDSRGLRSDSICHVSEERNPCVEEKTQIIEPDKGFECNPCLEEHNPCHDKGFECERELSEAVSKEVHEVPMSGGRKITGASLLEFFTREQIEKHLTGLKESSCQIILQEKDAAHTATQTPCQLCGEGTLFFAPVTIYCSSCGKIINCGGKYYTPQEVGEKFYLCSTCYGCKGKVVQFRGGSISKEKLEKRTHDEKMEEPWVQCEWCQAWQHQICGLFNERKNVGGNAEYVCPLCCLKVINDNDQMTFRNGCAFSAKDLPCTKLSDHLERRLNDRLKQERECRAKDSGKNFHEVPGAEDLVVRVVLSLPRKVEVDKQFLGIFHGINYRSELPYKSKAIALFQKIEGVDVFLFGMYVQEYGSDCSQPNNRCVYISYLDSVKYLCPDIKSAYGESLRTFVYHEILVGYLEYCKKRGFASCYLWVCPPTKGDDFLLYCHPKFQKNLPIKTLRKWYRTMFSKAIAEKIVLSSTNLCEFYFAPSGCDKLKITAARLPYFEGDYWPSKLENILKVIDQKAVEESDKKVKNMSKRAMKACKSLSNDSPKDILLMEKIEHSMKDNKDDFMVAHLQYICTCCHEVILSGKRWFCNHCKKLQLCERCVDAEVGRTAEDVPVCRAKHLLSQAIVDPAPSDTEDGDITIENKLFENRHSFLAFCQENHYQFDTLRQAKHSSMMILYHLNERKEQVTGNACSLCQEEIFGSSWMCKICLSFHACKACYMRQDFSHSHELTPSSSDDPAAEIQFKWLVSVDPKDILSLVMHCSRCNPSESQPCSYPYCSKIKGLFHHSTLCSRGVSKGCKYCQNVWLMLQLHAKDCKDSDCRVPWCRRFKGRLSMQPVPHTARGIHQGLISA from the exons ATGATCGGAAAACAATATTTTCTCGACCCACATGGTCGGCCTTGGTCGGTGCGGTCTGAGGTGGGTAGAGGTCATCGAATCCCCGCTGTGGGTCCACCGATCGATTGGCGCTTGCATCCTCGGATGGGTGATGCCCGTTCTATGATGAAATCACGGAT AATTAGAACAATGCCATGGGCAGGTCATAATTATGAGCCAAGTCCAGATGAGCTGCAGCTTGCAGCTGCTTTGGAGGAAAAGTTATTCATGGGCGCTGCTTCAGTG AGAGAGTATCTGGACCTCAAGACGCTGCATCATCGGGTGCAGATTTTACTCCAGCAAACAAGTGCTGAGAAAGCAACTATTGCTAATCAGTTTTATAATTCTGTGCCCGCTCATCAAGTGGGGCTGGATGCTTCTTGCCATCCTTGCTACTCCTCAACAGATCATACTTTGGGATACACTGCAGTATCCTCTTGCAATAGTGGTCGATGCTCCTTACCAGGCTGTGCAATTGGCCTTCGCACAGAGTTCTCAGGTGGACAAG GACCTTTTATTGATGGTTACTCAAAAGGACATGGTATGTTGTCAGCTTCTTATTTGAAGGAGCAACAACCTTCACAGGCTTTCACTTCTGATGCTTTTGTTTCGCTAGAGGGAAGTCCATACTGTTCCAGGTATTGGGATAAGTGCCTTTATGCTGGAGCTTGTGATGGTGGAGTAGTATTTCCTCAGGTAAATCCACACAATAGCTATGGAGCATCACTTCAAGGTCATGGCATTGCTCAAAAGAATCTGCAGTGCCGTAATCTGCGAAATGTGAGCCCTGTTCAGCAGAGGGATTTGTTATGCCTCAACTCCGAACAAAAGATACACTTTGAGCTCCCTTCAAACCAATTCTACCCTCTGGACTCTGTTGAATTTAAAGGTACTTCAACTTGCTCTGGTTCAAGGGTTTCTGCAGCATCTAATCCATCATATCCCAGTGGGGCCCAGTGGATTAGTTGCCAAGACCAAAGGAAACGTCCACAGTCACTAGTCAGTAGCTGGTCAGTAGCTGGTAAATCTCAAGTGTTGCCTCCTGCTCATAAACGATTGAAGACGGTTGATCAGTTTGGCTACATCTCATCCAAATATGAGATTCCTCGGGATATTATGATGATTGAACAGTGCATGGGTAAAAGACTTCCAAAGTTGCAGCAGTATCCTGAATCTCCGGTTTCCATCGATTCACAGTATGATGTTGTGCAGCCTATTGCAGAGGACATTCCTGACATAAGTTGGGTGCTAAAAAATCTTGTTCAAGGTAGTTCTGAATGGAATCATGGGAATGCTGTGTCTCCCTTGGAAGAGATTTTTGGCAAGCCCAATATGGGTATTGTGGACAAATTCATGGTTGAACCTGTGGCTGATTTCCGTAGTGGGCAGTCTGGTAGTACGGTTACTTTTTCGGAAGAGAGGACTCTTGGTTGTGAGGATGGTGGGCGAGTCATGGAAGATACTTCTAAACTGAATGTGGAGAGGCAAGATTTAGCAACAGGTGAGGCCCTAGCTGATTCTAGTGGATTAAAGTCTGATAGAGTTCCTATTCTCTCTGGAGAGCTCAATTCTTGTTTTCTGGAAGAGAGGACTCTTACTTGTAAGGATGGTGGGCGAGTCATGGAAGATACTTCTGAACTGAATGTGGAGAAGCAAGATTTAGCAACAAGTGAGGCCCTAATTGATTCCAGAGGATTAAGGTCTGATAGCATTTGTCATGTCTCTGAAGAGCGCAATCCTTGTGTTGAGGAGAAGACGCAAATTATTGAACCCGATAAAGGATTTGAATGCAATCCTTGTCTTGAAGAGCACAATCCTTGTCACGATAAAGGATTTGAATGCGAGCGTGAGTTGTCTGAAGCGGTTAGCAAGGAAGTACATGAAGTGCCTATGTCAGGAGGCAGAAAGATTACCGGTGCTTCATTATTGGAATTTTTCACGAGAGAGCAAATAGAAAAGCATCTTACAGGCCTAAAGGAGTCAAGCTGTCAG ATTATACTGCAAGAGAAGGATGCAGCACATACAGCAACTCAGACCCCATGCCAGTTGTGTGGAGAAGGCACACTTTTCTTTGCTCCTGTGACCATATATTGTTCATCCTGTGGCAAGATTATCAATTGCGGAGGCAAATATTACACCCCTCAAGAAGTAGGCGAAAAATTTTACCTTTGTTCAACATGCTATGGATGTAAGGGTAAAGTGGTTCAATTTCGTGGAGGTTCTATTTCTAAGGAGAAACTTGAGAAGAGAACGCACGATGAGAAAATGGAAGAACCC TGGGTTCAGTGTGAGTGGTGTCAAGCCTGGCAACACCAGATATGTGGCCTTTtcaatgaaaggaaaaatgtAGGAGGAAATGCAGAATATGTATGTCCTCTTTGTTGCTTAAAAGTCATAAATGACAATGACCAGATGACCTTCAGAAACGGTTGTGCATTTAGTGCTAAAGACCTGCCATGCACCAAGCTCAGTGATCACCTAGAGAGAAGATTAAATGACCGTCTCAAGCAAGAGAGGGAGTGCAGAGCAAAGGATTCAGGGAAGAATTTTCATGAG GTTCCCGGGGCAGAAGATCTTGTTGTCAGAGTGGTTTTATCTTTGCCCAGAAAAGTAGAAGTAGATAAGCAGTTTTTGGGCATCTTTCACGGCATAAATTACCGTTCTGAGCTCCCATACAAGTCTAAG GCGATTGCTTTATTTCAGAAGATTGAAGGTGTGGATGTGTTTCTCTTTGGTATGTACGTGCAAGAGTATGGCTCAGACTGCAGTCAACCAAACAACCGCTGCGTCTATATCTCTTACCTTGATTCAGTCAAATACTTATGTCCTGATATAAAATCTGCCTATGGAGAAAGTCTCCGAACCTTTGTTTACCATGAAATATTG GTTGGATACCTTGAGTACTGCAAAAAGCGTGGTTTTGCGAGCTGTTATCTATGGGTCTGCCCACCTACAAAAGGAGATGACTTTCTTCTCTACTGCCATCCTAAATTTCAGAAAAACCTGCCAATTAAGACACTGCGCAAATG GTACCGGACAATGTTTAGCAAAGCAATTGCTGAAAAAATTGTTCTCAGTTCTACCAATTTGTGTGAGTTTTATTTTGCTCCATCTGGATGTGATAAACTCAAGATCACGGCTGCTCGTCTGCCGTATTTCGAAGGCGACTATTGGCCCAGCAAGCTGGAGAATATCTTGAAGGTCATTGATCAAAAGGCTGTAGAAGAATCGGATAAAAAGGTTAAGAATATGTCAAAGAGGGCAATGAAAGCATGTAAAAGCCTCTCCAATGATTCCCCCAAGGACATCCTCTTGATGGAAAAG atTGAGCACAGTATGAAAGATAACAAGGACGACTTCATGGTGGCCCATTTGCAGTATATATGCACTTGCTGTCATGAAGTCATATTATCTGGTAAGAGATGGTTCTGTAATCACTGCAAGAAGCTACAGCTCTGCGAAAG ATGCGTTGACGCAGAAGTTGGCCGGACTGCCGAGGATGTTCCAGTTTGCAGAGCGAAGCATTTGCTCTCTCAG GCGATTGTTGATCCCGCACCTTCTGATACTGAGGACGGTGATATTACTATAGAAAACAAGTTGTTTGAGAACAGGCACTCTTTCCTTGCCTTCTGTCAGGAGAACCATTATCAGTTTGATACGCTCCGGCAGGCCAAACATTCTTCAATGATGATTCTTTATCATCTCAATGAGCGTAAGGAACAGGTCACTGGGAATGCCTGTAGCCTTTGCCAAGAGGAGATATTTGGTTCAAGTTGGATGTGCAAGATTTGCCTCagttttcatgcatgtaaaGCATGCTATATGCGACAAGATTTCTCGCATAGCCATGAGTTGACTCCCTCATCTTCTGATGATCCTGCGGCAGAGATTCAATTCAAGTGGCTG GTCTCGGTTGACCCAAAGGACATTCTGAGTCTCGTGATGCACTGTTCTCGGTGCAATCCATCTGAAAGCCAACCTTGCTCTTACCCGTACTGCTCCAAGATCAAGGGGCTGTTCCACCATTCGACTCTATGTTCTCGCGGAGTTTCTAAGGGATGCAAATACTGTCAGAATGTGTGGCTTATGCTCCAACTGCACGCTAAGGATTGTAAAGATTCGGATTGTAGGGTCCCATGGTGCAG GAGATTTAAAGGCCGACTCAGTATGCAACCAGTGCCTCACACCGCCAGAGGGATTCATCAGGGTCTGATTTCCGCATAG